DNA sequence from the Luteolibacter sp. Y139 genome:
CAGCTGGCAAGCGCGAGCTCCCCATCAAGGCAATCCATCCTTTTTCAAAAACTTGCGGATTCCTCCGCAAATCGAGAGCGATCCGTCCCAAATGCGAGAACTCCCACCCCATTCACTCCAACCCCGCCTGCAACAAATCCCAGCGCCGCTTGAAGGCCGGATAGCTGGATGCGAGGCTCTCGCCCGCCTTCTTCCCCCGTGCCGGATCCCCGGCCAATAGGTCGAAGGCGATCGCCTGCTCATGGCGGCGCAGGCGCTCCAGTTCGCTGGTTTCGCTCTTCACCAGTTGCCGGTGCAGCTCGATCACGCTGTCGGGGGAAACCTCGGCCCATTCGACATCACGCGGCGAACCGGTGGCATCCAGGATCTTGATCCCGCCGCTGCGAGTGCCAGTGATGTGGTCGAGCTTGGTGTGGTCGCGCAGCTCCAGCACCACGCCTTCCGGCGGAGCAGCGAGCTTATCCTCCAGATCACCGAGAAAGGACGCTGCCGCCTCAGCCAATAGCAGCAAGGCGGAAACGCGAGGCTCGCCGGCCTTGTCCGGGAAGCCCGAAGATTTGATGGCCGCAGCAGCTTCAGCGAAATGACAGGCCGCAGCGGTTTTGCGAACCTGCACCAGCGGGTCTCCGGCGGGTGGCGTTGGCGGTGGATCTTCGGACGGAGCGACAGGACTCCCCCCGCCCAGCAACCGGGCGTGCTTCTCCAGATCCAGCTGCAAAGCGCGCAGATTGAAGCGCGCGCGACCCTTCGTCTTCAGCGAGGCATGGACAGCGTGGAGCTCATCGGCCAAGCCACGGCAAGCGTCCGCACTATCGGGAAACTTCTCCGGGATCGCGGACCGCAGCTTTTCCGCATCACTCAGGTAGCCGCGCAGGATTTCCTGATAGGAGGCCACCCAGGCATCGGCTCCCTTTGGCTCGGCGGCGAGCACTGCCTTGAAGTGCGGCAGGGCGAGATCCGGCATCCCGTGCTCCCAATTCCTCAAGCCGGCAATCATCGCGATCAGCAAGGCCGGCCCGGTCGGAGCAGGAGACTCCGCACTCCACGCCACAGGGCGCAGCCCGGAAACCTTGTCCAAGCCATCTAACAAAAACTCACGGTTGTTCTCGGCGATGCCAGCGGCACCCTTGATGTGCTCGGCAGCATCGCCCGCATCCTTCCGCGCCTGCTCGCTCTTGCCATCGAGATAGGAGGCGATCACCGCCTCGCCGGCAGCCCAGGAACCGGTCGGCTCGAGCACGCCGGCCTGATCGCGGACTTCCGCAAAAAGCGTCCGCGCCTTGGTGTAGTCGCTGGATCTCAGCGATTCGCCTGCCGAGCGATAGGCGGAGCTGATACGCGCGCTATTGTCGCCACCCGATGGATCGACCGCCACGGGAGTCGGGCTGGTCCCGCCTTGTGAAATCTGCGGCTTCGGTTCCTCACGGGTCACCCACCATCCGGCGAAGCCGAGCGCCCCTAGGATCAAGGCGGCGGCGACCCCGAGTCCGATCTTTTCACCGATATTCGAGCCACGCCTGGAACCATTCCCGGCCTTCACAGGAGGAGCTGCGGCACCACTCGCAAGACGCTGGCGAGCAGCCTCCAGCGCGGCCAATAGATCATCGTAAGAACGGAAACGCTGCGCCGGATCATGGGCCATCGCCCGATCCACCACGGCGCAGGTCTCGGCACTCAGCCACGGCGCGGCCTTAGCCAGCGGCAGGATCTTCTTTTTGACCTCCCGCAGCTTGTTGGTGTCCATCGACTCCTCATTGCACGGCGGCTTTCCGGCCAGCGCGTGGTAGAGAGTGGCGCCAAAGGCATACATGTCCGAGCGGAAGTCCTCCGGCAGCCCCTCGATCGTCTCGGGCGGCACATAATAGGGCGTCGCCCAGATTTCAGTGGCCTGCGCCTTGCCGCCCTTGGTGACGAGGGCGAGGCCGAAATCGACGATCTTCGCGTTCCCGGCACCATCCAGCAGGATGTTGCCCGGCTTCATGTCGCGATGGATCAGGCCGGCCGCCTGCGCAGCCTTCAGACCGGCGGCCACTTGGATTGCCAGCGGCAGCATTTCCGCCTCCGGGATCGACCCGCGCTCGCGGATGTGATGCTCGAAATGCCCGCCGGGCACGAGTTCCATCGCGATGTAAAATCGCCCGAAGGCCCGCCCCGTCGTGAAGACACGCACCACATGCGGATGGCTGAAGGACGCCGTGATCCGCGCCTCTTCCTCGAAAGCCGCGATCCGCTTGTTATCGCTGCCGTATTCCTCGTTCAGGATCTTGACGATCACCTCGCGGTTGAGGGTGTTGTCCTGCGCCATGAAGACCACGCTCATGCCACCGATCGCGTGACGCTTCATCAGCGTGTAGGGGCCGAACTCCCGCTTCACCCGCGTGTGCTTCCCGCAGTTCGGGCACTCCACATTCGAAAATGGGGCAACCTCGCTCACGTCCATCGACGTCCCACAGGCGTGGCAATAAGCGATCTCCAGTTCCCCCTCCGGCATGACTGAGGCTATCCTACGCACGGTTTGGCTGGAAACTTCATTTTCGCGAAGGATTCCGCCGCGGTTGACAGCGCCGGTCCCCCGCCCCGACGCTCCGCGCCCGTGGAACTCCGTGTGGACAGCGATGCCGGCACCCGCCTCGACGCCTATTTGGCGGCGCGGATCCCGGAGCTTTCCCGCTCCCGCATTCAGGAGCTGATCCGCGAGCAATTCATCCTGCGCAATGGCCAGCCGGCCAAGCCGCGCGACTCCGTGGCCGTCGGCGATGCGCTCAGAATCGCCATCCCCGAAGCCGTCCCCGCCGAGGCCCAGCCGCAGGACATCCCGCTCAACATCCTCTTCGAAGACGACCAACTCGTGGTGCTCGACAAGGAGAGCGGCATCGTCGTCCACCCCGCCGCGGGAAATCCCGATGGCACCCTGGTGAATGCCCTCCTCCACCACTGCCAAGGCCGGCTCTCCGGCATCGGCGGTGTCGAGCGGCCGGGCATCGTCCATCGCCTCGACAAGGACACCTCCGGGTGCATGGTCGTCGCCAAGACCGACCTCGCCCACCACTCGCTCACCGAGCAATTCTCCGGGCGCACGATGGAAAAGCTCTACCTCGCCGTGGCGCAGGGCATTCCGAATCCTCAGCAAGGCACCGTCTTCACTCACATCGGCCGCCATCCGGTGAACCGCCAGAAGATGGCCGTGGTCAATCCCCCCGGTGGCAAGACCGCCATCACCGACTACGAAGTTCTCTCCATCGACCGCTCCACCGGTTCGTCGATGGTGCTATGCCACCTGCATACCGGCCGCACCCACCAGATCCGCGTGCATCTCTTGCACCTAGGCTGCCCGCTCGTCGGCGACCCCATCTACGCCAAGCCGGAGAAACAAAAGGCCAAGCCCGGCCGCCTGATGCTACACGCCTGGCGCCTGCAGTTCGATCATCCCGTCACCAAGGAGCGGATGAAATTTGAAGCCGCGATCCCGCCGGAATACACACCGTGGCTGCAGATGTTAGACCACCCTCTCCCCTTAGCCTGACCCACCATGGACGAAGACGCCTTTTTCCAAGACCTGCTCAATGCCGTGGAGCAGCAGCTCATCGCGCCCCAGACGAAATACGTCGCGAAGACCCTTGAGCGTCTTACCTCAAAGGGAATGAGCCCCGAGGACGCGAAGGAAAGAATCGCCGCCTGCCTCGGCGAGGAAACCGACGCCATGTGGCGAAGCAAACGCGGTTTCGATGAGAAGAGCTATCGCGAGAAGCTCGATGCAATTGACGCGTCAGAGCGATTTGCAGACGAGGAGGAGTAGCTGGCGCTGGCCGAAGAGAACCAATGCCATTCCCGCCAGACGCCTGGGTCCTGGCAGCAGCCAACTGCCTTGTCATGATGCTTAATTTTGCTTAAGCAACGTGGACCACCCTTAAAACATGCGTCCCCTCCCCGCACTCATCCTGGTCATCTTAACCGCATTGTTGCCCACCATAGCGCGCGCTGAGGTGATAAGCTCATCATTGGGCACCGGCTTGAAGGCGGATGGCAGCTTGGCGGCGGAAGGTAGCAACGACCTCCGTTGGACGGTCCGGTTTGGGTCGGGTAGTGAGTCGGCCGCTCGTGTGGGGTCCATAGGCAGCCCGTGGATTCCTTCAGGCACCCGGGGACAGTGGATCCAGCACCCGGACTCTCAAGCGGGGGGCCGCTACACCTACCGGAGTACGTTCAACTTGGAATTTCCCGAGACGAGTACGCCGCGGCTGCAATTGCGTATGGCCGCGGATGACGTGATCTACAGCGTGCGCGTGAATGGGCAGCACCAGTTTAATTCCCTCACCGGATTTGGCGCAGTGGACACGGTGGTCGTGGAAGAGGGCCTTCTCGCGGGACCTAACACGCTGGAGATCATCGTTTATAACACCAACGTTTACACCGGTCTCTGGTGCGAGATCATCGCCACTCACACACCTGTCGGAGCCACCGAAAGCCTGAGCGCCACGCTGGTGGAAGACATGCTCAAGGTAAGCTGGCCGGTCCGGGATCCCGCCTTCAGCCTGACTTACAATTCCACCTTGGATGGCGCGCTGCCTTGGTCCCCCGTCACGGCGCAACCTGATCTGATCGGAAGCGAGTTCTCCCTGAAGTTCCCGACCGAACTGGAGAAGGGTTTCTACCGGTTGGTCAAACCGGAGATCACGAAACCGCCGGTCACCCGCATCACGGTGGACCCCACCGGCCCGGCCTCGAGCCAACCCGTCTATCTGGCCTCCAACGGGGAAAACTCATCGGCCCAGATTCCCCAGCTCGGAACGAGTCTGGGCGGAGCCCTCATCCACCGCTTCGACGCCGGGGACAGCTTCGATCCGCGAAAGGGCAATCTCAGCTACAATTGGAAAATCTTTTACCCCCCGAACATCAACGGCAGCGCGGAATACACCGGCCCGGGCCTTTCCGGCAACCTGACTTCCGCGCTCCAAATCGCGGCGAATACGCTTCCGACTTTCGGCGGCAATGCTTGGCGAGCCCGGCTTACCGTGACCAGTGACGCCGGCGGCCTGCCGCTCTCCCGGGTGGCGGAGTTTAATTTTCAGTACACTTCCACACCGAGTTCTCCCCCGGTGGTGACGGTGGTGGTCGATCTGGCTTCAAGCGAGTCATCTCAAGAAGTCGGGACCGGTTGCACCAGCGTTGATGGCTGCAACCTGACTAACGCGCTCCCTGCCATCGACACTCATGTCTTCGACGCCTCTGCCTCGATCGACCCGCGTGGTGGCACCCTGAGCTATTACTGGGAATTCCGTTATCCCTCGAATTTCAACGGTGGAATTCCCTATACTCACTCCGGAATCGTCATTAACGGCCCCGTGGCGACCATCAGTCCCAATTCATTCCCTGATATTGGAAGCCTTAACTACCGCGTCAGGCTGACCGTGATCAGCACCTTGCCGGACGGCAGCATTCAATCGAAGGAGTTTAGGTTCCGCTTCAACTACGCCGATTCGGAACTTCCCTTTTAGCAAGCATGCGGGAGTGCTGGTGATCGACGGAACAAGCGACCGTTCAATCTGCGACGGTAAGAACGCCTGCTTATGGCACCACCTCAGTGCCATTCAGAACACAGCCCCTTCAACCAAACGCTCCCGACACATACTGCTCCGTCTGCCTCACACTCGGATTCGAGAAGATCTTCTGCGTCGTCCCGTGCTCGATCAGCTTGCCGAGGTAGAAGAACGCCGTCTTGTCCGCACACCTGCTGGCCTGGGCCAGATTGTGGGTGACGATGACAATGGTGTATTCCTTCTTCAGCTCTAACAGCAGCTCCTCCACCTTCAGCGTCGAGAGCGGATCCAGCGCCGAGCAGGGCTCATCCATCAGGATGATGTCCGGCTTCGTCGCGATGGTCCGTGCGATGCACAACCGCTGCTGCTGACCACCGGACAGACCGAAGGCACTGGTCTTGAGACGATCCTTCACGTCGTCCCACAGGGCGACACGTCGCAGGCAGTATTCGACGCGCTCGTCGATCGCCTTCGAGTTCTTCTCGCCGTGGATGCGCAGGCCGTAGGCGATGTTGTCGTAGATCGACTTCGGGAAAGGATTCCACTTCTGGAAGACCATGCCGACGCGACGGCGGAGCACTTGCAGATCGAGGTCCGGGCGGGAAATATCGATGCCCGCGATGCGGATCGCGCCACCCGTGATCTTCGCACTGGGGATGCGATCGTTGATGCGATTGAAGCAACGCAGCAGCGTCGACTTCCCGCATCCGGACGGCCCGATGAAAGCCGTGATCTCGCGCGACTGGATATCGAGGCTGATGTCGTGCAGCACCTGCTTGGCCCCGTAGTTGAAGCGCAGGCTATCGACGGCGATTGCCGGGACAGTGGACTGACCGTTTACCATTTGAGTTTCGAGCGGACGCGGTTGCGGAGGATGATGGAGACGGTCGAGAACAGGAAGATCATCATCAGGAAAACGAAGACCGAGCCATACTGGGCGCGCTCGGTGTAGTCAGAGGTCGGGATGCGCGCGGCCAGCGTGTAGATGTGATATGGCAACGCCTGCACCTGGCTCTGGAAGGTGCCGAGAATTCCGCCCTCCCCTTCCCACGGCATCGTGTCCTTCGCCGCGACCGCAGCGGTGAACATGATCGGAGCCGTCTCACCGGCAGCACGGGCCAGCGAAAGCACGGATGAGGTCAGGATGCCCGGCAAGGCAAACGGCAGCACGCACTTGCGGATCGTGTGCCAGCGGGTCGCGCCCAGCGCCAGCGAAGCCTCGCGGAACCCCTGCGGCACCGCCTTCAGCGACTCCTCCGAGGCTGTGATGATCACGGGCAGGATCATGCACGCCAGCGTGGCGGACCCCGCAATCAGCGAGGAGTTCCAGCCTTGGAAGCTCAGGTAAGTGAAGCCCAGCGGAATCGCCAGCAGCGTGCGATCCACAGGCGTGCCGGTGAACACCGGCGCAGCCAGCACGAACACCGCGAAGCCGAAGAGACCGAATACGATCGAAGGCACGCCAGCGAGATTGAGAATGGCCAGACGCACCCACTGGATGAAGCGGCCTTGCTTGGCATACTCGCTGAGATAGATAGCCGCTGCCACCCCGAAGAACAGTGCCAGACCCGTGCTCAGTAGCGTGAGCAAGGCAGTTCCGACGATCGGACCGGCAATGCCACCGCCCGAGTAGGAGTAGGACATCTCATTGAAGAGAGCCCCTGCCCCGTGCTGGTCCACCCAGGCATGATACTGGTCCGCCGGCAGGCTGTGACGGACTCCGGACGCATCATCGAACACATGGAGCGTCTGGGTCCGCTCGGTCAGGAAGGCGATGTCGATGAAAGGAAAGTGCGGCTTGAATAGCACAGGCATGCCATCCCAGCAAATGCGGCCGAAGATCAGTAGCGCGACCAGCACCACGCCCCAGGTGAGGCCGCCGAGCGCCACCTTCACCAGGTTCTCCTTGAACCGTTCGTGATGGACGCCTTTGCGAATGAGTTGTTCGGGATTGTCCATCACTCGTGGCTGATACGGAATTTGTGAAGCAGGCGCTGGGCAGTCCAGTTGATGGCGAGCACCATGGCGAAGAGCACCATACCGACAACGAAGAGCGCGCGGTAGTGGACGCTGCCGAAGGGCACCTCACCCAGCTCCTGCGCGATGATGCCGGTCAACGTGTGCGCCGGCTGGAAGAAAACACCGAGGCCCTCGGTGAAATCCGGGATCTTGATGCGGTTGCCTGCGACCAGCAGCACCACCATCGTCTCCCCGATCACGCGGCCCAGGCCTAACAAGACCGCGGCAAGCACACCGGAAATCGCGGCGGGAAAGACCACCCGGAAGACCGTCTGGAGCTTGGAAGCACCAAGCGCATCTGAAGCCTCGGCGAAGGCGGAAGGAACGTTGTTCAGCGCGTCTTCCGAAAGCGAGAAGATCGTCGGGATCGCCATCAGGCCGAGCAAGCAGCCGGCCGTGAACATGTTAAGCCGCTGTTGGATCGGGAAGCCCGGCATCCACGAAAAGGCATCCTTCGTCGAGGTCTCCTGAAGGATCGTGCCCAGCACCGCGATGCCGAGGAAACCGAGCACCACCGACGGAATCGCCTGGAGGAACTCGATGACCGGCTTCACGAAGTTCTGCTGGCGGCGGCCTGCGAGCTGGTTCGTGTAGATCGCCGCACCCACACCGAGCGGGATCGCCAGCGACAAGGCGATGACGGCGATCAGCAGCGAGCCCGTGAAAAGTGGAATGATTCCGTAGAAGTCCTGCCATTCACCGCCCGTGATCCAGTCGCGACCGGACAAGAAGCCCCAGATGGTCGTGCCCAGGCCAATGGGAGCATCGTTCTTCCACGACTCCATCGCCGGCATCGTATCGGAAATCTCCTTGGAATACTGGTCGACCGCCTTGCGGAAGGTGGCGAGGTAGCGGTCGGCCTTGTCATCCGCCAGCTTGGCGGGAAGCTTCTGCTGGACCTCGGCAAGCGCGGCCGAAAGCGCCGCATTGGCCTCCTTGAACTCCGTCAGGCGCGCGAGCACCGGCTCCAGATACATCTTGAAATCCACCGGCTCGGTGGTCACGGCAGCCTGCGCATCGGCCTCAAGCTGTGTCTTCGCCTCGGCCGATTTGGCACCCCGGGCGGCATCTAACAAGGTCTCGCGCTTGGCGACCTCGATCTCGTGCAGGTTGGCGGCTTCCTTGGTCGCCTTGACCGTGTCGCCGGTCTCCATGACCAGCGTATCGAGAGGAGCCGAAGCATCGGCGAAAGCATCGATCGCCGCGCGGAAATCCGCCAGCGGCTGGCTAGCCTCCGCTTTCTTCGCGGCAAGCTGCGCTTGAATCGTGACGATCAGCGGCGGATCGTCGGTGGAAAGCGGCGCACGCGCGCCAAATGCTGAAATCAATTGCGAACGCTCCGCCTCGGAGAGGTGCGGGGATGTCGGGAGTCCGGTGCCAAATTTACCGGCCACCCCTTCGCCCAGCAGTTCCTTGTACTTCGCGGTCAGCTTGTCCTGAAGCTCCTTCGGGACACCCGCGTCGCCGGCATTCTCCGTCACCTTCTGGAGCGCCGTCTGCGCCGGGGCGACCGCGTCACCGAGATAACTGACAATTGCCGCCGCTTCCTGCGATCGGAGCATCTCCTCACGGCAGCCTTCATTGACCTGTGCGAAATACGCGCGGTTGAGCAGCGAACTCATCTGCTCATGCGCCGTCAGGTCCTTGCGCGGGATATCCACGAACTCGAGACCCGCCTTGCGGTAGAGCTGGAGCTCCGCGCGGTAGCTCGGGAAAAAGCTCGAGCCCTCCCGGATCAGGAAGACGATGATCAGGACCAGAATGACAATCGTCAGGCCGGCATTGCTGGCGAAGAAGAACTTGATCAAGCCGTCCGTGCCGCGCCCCTTCCGGCGGAAGGGATGGTCGGCAGGAACTTGGGTAGGCGTCTCAGGCATGCAGGCGCGGCAAGCGTGGGGGGGAGATGTGTAAATGGCAATCCCGGCGGGTGGACGCCGCGCCGGGATTGCGTGTCAAAATCGACAGACGAACTTATTTGTTCGGCACGAAGCCAAGGCGCTCGGCGATCTTCTGGCCTTCAGCACCGGTGGCGAATTCCACGAAGGCCTTCGCGGTGGCGTCGGCAGTTTCCGGAATGTAGTAGTAGCAAGCGCGGCTGTAAGCGTACTTGGTCGCGTTCGCGGCAACCGGCTCGACACCTTCGATGGTGATGTCGGCAACTCCGGAGGCCTTGGAGTAAGCGAGGCCCACGTAGCCGACGCCGTTCTTGTTCTTGGCCACTTCCTGGGCGATCTGCTCGTTACCAGCCAGCTTCTGGGCGCTGTCCGGATAGTTGCGGCCCTTCATGGCGAGGGTCTGCCAGTCCTTGTAGGTACCGGAGGCAGTGTTGCGGGTGTAGATCGAGATCGGGCCCGGAGTGCCGCCGACTTCGCTCCAGTCCTTCACCTGGCCGGTGAAGATCTTGGCAACCTGATCCTTGGTCAGGGCCTTGATTCCGTTCGCCTTGTTCACGATGACCACGATCATGTCGTGGCAGGCTTCCACTTCATTGAGCTTGATGCCCTTGGCGCGGGCGGCAGTGATTTCCTCAGGCTTGGCCTTGCGGGAAGACATGCCGATCTGGGCCGTGCCGTTCGCCAGCGCCGGGAAGGCGGTGGACGAACCTTCAGCGGCGATGTCGAACTTCACGCCCTTGTTCTTTGCGGAAAAGCTCTCGGCAAGCTGCGGAACGAGCTTGGCACCCAGGGTGTCGGATCCCTTGATGCTGATATTTTGCGCGCTGGCGCTGGCGGCGAGCATGGCTCCCGCGAAGAGGCTGGCGGCGGCGAATCGGATGGTGGTGCGCATGATGTGATATGGATTTCCGCGCCGCAAGCGACGCTCGTCGGCATGGATGCCAGCATCGTCACAAACGTCCACCGGTGCTTTGTGACGGGTTTGTCACGTAACCCTGCTAGAGGAGCAGGCGGATCACCCCGCAAATCCCTCGCCATCAGCCTCCAAGGCTGGTTCCGGCGCTTTGTGACAGGACTGTCACGAGACGGATCTGTCACAAACCCGTCACTTCACGTCGATTCCCGCCGCCTAACCGCACCGCCTTCCTATTTCATCCAATCCATGAAGTACCAAACGACCCAAGCCACCACGGCGCTTCTCGGCGCCCTTTCCAGCCTCGCCTTCGCCGGTGATCCCGCGCCCGCTCCTGCCCCCGCCGCCGAAAGCGGCTCGATGTTCGCCGACTTCAATTTCTGCGAATGGCTCTCGAGCAAGCCCGGCACGGTCAAAATTCCGGAGAATCCTTGGGTCCAGAGCCTCGTCTTCGAAGGCCGCTACCATTGGAATGCCGCCTACATCGATGGCGAAGGCACCAACGGCCGTGACTTTAGCGAGACCTACACCGACGCCCGCCGCTTCCGTCTCGGTGGCAAGATCGGCTTCCTCAACTACTTCGCCTACAAGGGCGTGGTGAACATGGTCGACGACCAGCGCTTCAATGGCGGCGAACTGCATTACGGATACGAGGATTTCGACGAGTCCTACTTCACCTTCGACCTGGTCAAGGCCTTCAGCATCTCCGGAGTGGACGCCCTGACCCTGAACTACGGCCGTTTCAAATGGCACGGCGGCCTTGAAGCCCGCACCTCCTCGAACGCACTCATCACTGTCGAGCGCTCGGCCCTGTCGAACAAGCTCTATCAAAGCGCCCGCCCGACGGGTGTCTTCGTGACCGCCACCAAGGGCCGCTTGAGCGGTATCTTCGGCGTCTCCAGCACCGATGAAGGCACCGATGACGCCGGCGTTGACACCGGCAACGTCGAAGGCTGGGGCGGCTGGAACGACGGCGTGATGTTCAATACCGAATTGGTCTACTCCGCCACCGACGACCTCCGCTTCGGATGGGAATTCATCTACAACAATGCCGACGAGCGCTTCCACGACGAGGACTCGCTGCTCGACTACCGCTGGGCCACCACCCTCTCCGGCGAATACGCCATCGGCAATGGCGGCGTGAGCGTCGAAGGTTTCCTCGGCGACAATGGCGGTGCCGACATGCAGTCGAACGCCAAACGCCGCGGAAACTTCTGGGGCGTCGTGGTCATGCCTTACTACTGGATCGTCCCCGCCAAGCTGCAGGCCGTGGTTCAGCTCATGTATGCCGGTGCCGAAGAAGACCAGGGCATCCGCACCAACAGCCGCTACGTCCGCGCCACCAACTACGGCGGCGGCGGCAATCCGAACATCGTCAACGGCGGCCGCGGCGACGAACTCTTCACCGCCTACGCCGGCCTCAACTACCTGGTCTGCGGCGATAACCTGAAGTTCCAGCTCGGCGCTGAACTCAGCCACCTGGAAACCCCGAATGTCGGCGACGGCGATGTCGACGCCCTCACCTGGCAGTTCGGCTTCCGCACGTTCTTCTGAAGCGCTCGGTTGCGCATCATGGTTGCGAAGCACCGGTCCACAAGGGCCGGTGCTTTTTTATTGGGCTGCCGCACAGACCCGCAGGATGAGCCGCTGCCATCGCTCACCCGCTCTATTGCCAGCATCCCTTCTTCCGCCACATCTCCCCTTCAGCACCACATTCTCTCTTCAGCACCATATTCCCTCTCCAACACCATTCACTCTTCAGCACCAACGGTGCGAAAGCTTTTAGCCCAGCCCATCGGGCTGGGTTTCCCATGCAGATCCATCGGCGGCCTGAAGGGCCGCGAGACGTGCCAGGCGGCATCAACCCCTGCGCCACCAACAGAAGCATAGCCCTCCCATTCTACCGCCCCGAACCAGCTGCCACCTGCTGAAGCAGCTTGTTCCTCAGCGGCCAATAGTCCAACTGGGGATTCAACCCGTTCGCCATGAGGCAAAACGTAAACTCCCGCCCATCCGCCATCGTGATGAACCCCACATCCGTCTTCACCCCGGACATCGCACCCAGCTTCGCGCGCACCTTGCCATCGAGGTAAGCCGTTAGACTCTGCCGAAACCGCTCCCCCTGCGGCCCGCGACGCACAAGGTGGTTCACCTTCGCCAGATCAAGCGGCCGGATCATATCAGCCCGGGCCAGACCATTGCCGTCGATCATCCGCAGCCCCTTGAACTCCACCCCGCGATCCCCCCAATGGCGGCGGATCACCCACGACGGATCGGTGGATTGCTTCCTGCCAATCGCGTGGAACAGGCACTGCGCCTCCAGATTATCGCTCACCTTGTGGAGGTGATCGACGATCTCCGGCAACGGAGCCGACCGATGGGAAGCAAGCTCTTCACGCACTGAACGCCCCTGATTGAGAGGCTGCGTCTGCTCCAGAATCTTCACCTTC
Encoded proteins:
- a CDS encoding porin; the encoded protein is MKYQTTQATTALLGALSSLAFAGDPAPAPAPAAESGSMFADFNFCEWLSSKPGTVKIPENPWVQSLVFEGRYHWNAAYIDGEGTNGRDFSETYTDARRFRLGGKIGFLNYFAYKGVVNMVDDQRFNGGELHYGYEDFDESYFTFDLVKAFSISGVDALTLNYGRFKWHGGLEARTSSNALITVERSALSNKLYQSARPTGVFVTATKGRLSGIFGVSSTDEGTDDAGVDTGNVEGWGGWNDGVMFNTELVYSATDDLRFGWEFIYNNADERFHDEDSLLDYRWATTLSGEYAIGNGGVSVEGFLGDNGGADMQSNAKRRGNFWGVVVMPYYWIVPAKLQAVVQLMYAGAEEDQGIRTNSRYVRATNYGGGGNPNIVNGGRGDELFTAYAGLNYLVCGDNLKFQLGAELSHLETPNVGDGDVDALTWQFGFRTFF